In one window of Frigoriglobus tundricola DNA:
- a CDS encoding RNA methyltransferase: MSLSNCRIVLVRPHYAGNLGATARVMRNFGLSDLVLVAPYASTSDLDARRMATHGLSVLDAARVVPDLGDALADCVYTFATSAQTAGVVRGGTIGTAAEKMPELFAAAGTGPVALVFGPEPHGLSNEEVGRCHGLVHVPVDPVFGSLNLAQAVAICCYELRKAWSKSANDARGKPEIPVRAVAAFADQERMFEHLRAALTAVGFLFGEKGDSLMHGLRHLIGRAQPTHQEVKILHGLARQLLWAAGQMKPQDDDPPPGDRHDKSDA, from the coding sequence ATGTCGCTTTCCAACTGCCGCATCGTTCTGGTCCGCCCGCACTACGCCGGGAACCTCGGCGCGACCGCGCGCGTCATGCGAAACTTCGGCCTGTCCGATCTGGTGCTGGTCGCGCCGTACGCCTCGACCAGCGATCTCGACGCGCGCCGGATGGCGACGCACGGCCTTTCGGTTCTCGACGCCGCCCGGGTCGTGCCCGACCTCGGGGACGCGCTCGCGGACTGCGTGTACACCTTCGCCACGTCGGCGCAGACGGCCGGCGTGGTCCGCGGCGGTACCATCGGCACCGCCGCGGAGAAGATGCCCGAACTGTTCGCGGCGGCCGGAACGGGGCCGGTGGCACTCGTGTTCGGCCCCGAACCGCACGGGCTGAGCAACGAGGAGGTCGGCCGCTGTCACGGCCTGGTTCATGTTCCCGTGGATCCGGTGTTCGGCTCGCTCAATCTGGCCCAGGCGGTCGCGATCTGCTGCTACGAACTCCGCAAGGCGTGGTCGAAGTCGGCGAACGACGCCCGCGGCAAGCCGGAGATTCCGGTTCGGGCGGTGGCCGCGTTCGCGGACCAGGAGCGGATGTTCGAGCACCTCCGCGCCGCGCTCACCGCGGTCGGCTTCCTCTTCGGAGAAAAGGGCGACTCGCTGATGCACGGCCTCCGGCACCTGATCGGCCGGGCACAGCCGACGCACCAGGAGGTGAAGATCCTGCACGGCCTCGCGCGCCAACTGCTCTGGGCCGCGGGCCAGATGAAACCGCAAGACGACGACCCGCCCCCCGGCGACCGCCACGACAAATCCGACGCGTGA
- a CDS encoding vitamin K epoxide reductase family protein, whose amino-acid sequence MRANLLFLRVVLLVSILGSAASLADDSFDTAPFCGFESACDAVTGTEYGRPLGLPLAAVGLAAFGVLFALALFPTARSFVLVGPLAVLGGVCGLGLIGIQSFVLERFCPLCLLVDGCAVAGAVITLRGRVWRAAGTEMSRWGRAAWAAGAIVAAAGPFLVGLMIQAGEPPVPDVVAAQWTDGAVTLVEMTDFDCYACRQSEPILAEFRRAHPEVRFVRLVAPGPAHTYARPTGRAYLAARAQGKGEEMARLLLATSNCGPDQCRQLAVGLGLDMTKYDQAIIDPATEAEMDVNIGAAMTAGTGLPMVWVQGARIQGVPNPATLALALKRAQAARGG is encoded by the coding sequence ATGCGAGCCAACCTCCTGTTCCTTCGTGTTGTCCTGCTGGTTTCGATCCTGGGATCGGCCGCCTCGCTGGCCGACGACTCCTTCGACACCGCGCCGTTCTGCGGGTTCGAATCCGCGTGTGATGCCGTGACCGGGACGGAATACGGCCGGCCGCTCGGCCTCCCGCTCGCAGCGGTCGGGTTGGCGGCGTTCGGGGTGCTGTTCGCGCTCGCACTGTTCCCGACCGCTCGGTCGTTCGTGCTGGTCGGCCCCCTCGCCGTTCTGGGGGGCGTCTGTGGTCTGGGGCTGATCGGTATTCAATCCTTCGTGCTGGAACGGTTCTGTCCGCTGTGCCTGCTGGTCGATGGGTGCGCCGTCGCCGGGGCCGTAATCACGCTCCGCGGGCGGGTGTGGCGGGCGGCGGGTACGGAGATGTCTCGATGGGGCCGAGCGGCGTGGGCCGCCGGTGCGATTGTCGCGGCGGCCGGACCGTTCCTTGTCGGGCTGATGATTCAAGCCGGCGAGCCGCCGGTTCCGGACGTGGTGGCGGCTCAGTGGACCGATGGGGCTGTTACGCTGGTCGAGATGACGGACTTCGACTGTTATGCCTGCCGACAGTCCGAACCCATCCTCGCCGAGTTCCGGCGGGCGCACCCCGAGGTCCGGTTCGTCCGGCTGGTCGCGCCCGGGCCGGCCCACACCTACGCCCGGCCGACGGGGCGGGCGTATCTGGCGGCGCGCGCCCAGGGCAAGGGCGAAGAAATGGCCCGTCTGCTGCTGGCCACGAGCAACTGCGGACCGGACCAGTGCCGGCAACTCGCCGTCGGCCTCGGTCTGGACATGACCAAGTACGATCAAGCGATCATCGACCCGGCGACCGAGGCGGAAATGGACGTGAACATCGGCGCGGCCATGACCGCCGGGACCGGGCTGCCGATGGTGTGGGTTCAGGGCGCGCGGATTCAAGGGGTTCCGAACCCCGCCACCCTGGCCCTCGCCCTCAAACGCGCTCAAGCGGCTCGGGGCGGTTAG
- a CDS encoding serine/threonine-protein kinase — MEVLSSRGVCLECAATDGTAAPTPPTDRPVPSDSLLSTAAVGPDAPPDAPTASFGVAARTDEPKPEPRPLPQAPAGYEILEPLGHGGMGDVYLAREQASERLVALKFLLNPSSPDAYDRFLVELRVLTKLDHPNIVRVLSHDFLRAQPYFTMEYLPGGSLSRSRDGAKALPIAETVRLIRTAAAAIAAAHAAGTIHRDLKPSNILLDAAGAPKVADFGLAKRLDENDGLTATTGMLGTPAFMPPEQVSRRNGPIGTWSDVYGLGATLYALLTDRPPFCGPTHVEVINQVLADPPPRPRAVRPEIPLGLEAIVLKCLAKETTDRYQTVAELLADLDRYEAGQRPVAPLMTPTRRLKEWATWNRHRLAVTATAMILLAGAFALGAAYWPPKEAPKVDPLVALEKELDAGGEVNLLGADGRPRRPRWVIDEAQVTASETRDGTIALQTHGLAFLELLSDPRRDRYRVTAHLRHLHANPHGGCVGMYVGGTSVAAPDGGEIYPAVLAQFWESYSLEEFRNPLAKAAHGVRLITATAHAPVGHMASLESASICWTMKFVPRDNAMPPWRVVTFDVTPEGVALFWSAEGDPPQLVGRISPKEIADERRRDPVLLAGGASPGPEWAPRRPLGIWLDDSAVSIKNVTIRSLPPIDGGPKP; from the coding sequence GTGGAGGTGCTCTCGTCGCGAGGGGTGTGCCTCGAGTGCGCCGCCACCGACGGCACCGCCGCCCCGACGCCACCGACCGACCGGCCCGTTCCGTCCGACTCCCTACTCTCGACCGCGGCGGTCGGCCCGGACGCCCCCCCGGACGCCCCCACCGCGTCTTTCGGCGTCGCGGCCCGAACCGACGAGCCAAAGCCCGAGCCGCGGCCTCTCCCGCAAGCGCCGGCCGGCTATGAGATTCTGGAACCGCTCGGTCACGGCGGCATGGGCGACGTGTACCTGGCCCGCGAGCAGGCGTCCGAGCGCTTGGTGGCGCTGAAATTCTTGCTGAACCCCAGCAGCCCCGACGCGTACGACCGGTTCCTCGTGGAGTTGCGCGTCCTCACCAAGCTCGACCACCCGAACATCGTCCGCGTGTTGTCGCACGATTTCCTCCGTGCCCAGCCGTACTTCACGATGGAGTACCTGCCCGGCGGGTCGCTGTCCCGGTCCCGCGACGGGGCCAAGGCTCTGCCCATAGCCGAGACCGTCCGGCTGATCCGCACGGCCGCCGCCGCCATCGCCGCCGCCCACGCGGCGGGTACCATTCACCGCGACCTGAAGCCGTCGAACATCCTGTTGGACGCCGCCGGTGCCCCCAAGGTCGCCGACTTCGGTTTGGCCAAGCGGCTCGACGAAAACGACGGGCTCACCGCCACCACCGGCATGCTGGGCACGCCGGCCTTCATGCCGCCCGAACAGGTCTCACGCCGGAACGGCCCGATCGGCACCTGGTCTGACGTTTACGGTCTGGGCGCCACCCTTTACGCCCTGCTCACCGACCGCCCGCCGTTCTGCGGGCCGACGCACGTGGAGGTGATCAATCAGGTGCTGGCCGATCCGCCACCGCGCCCGCGAGCGGTCCGGCCCGAGATCCCGTTGGGGCTGGAAGCGATTGTGCTGAAGTGCCTGGCGAAGGAGACGACGGACCGGTACCAGACGGTGGCCGAGCTGCTCGCGGACCTCGATCGCTACGAGGCCGGGCAGAGGCCGGTGGCCCCGCTGATGACGCCGACCCGGCGACTTAAGGAGTGGGCCACATGGAACCGGCACAGGTTGGCCGTGACCGCCACGGCCATGATATTGCTGGCCGGCGCGTTCGCGCTGGGCGCGGCCTACTGGCCGCCGAAGGAGGCGCCGAAGGTCGACCCGCTGGTCGCGCTCGAGAAAGAACTGGACGCAGGCGGGGAGGTCAATTTGCTCGGAGCGGACGGGCGGCCGCGGCGGCCCCGATGGGTGATCGATGAGGCCCAGGTGACCGCGTCCGAAACGAGGGACGGGACGATTGCTCTCCAGACGCACGGGCTGGCGTTCCTGGAACTGCTTTCGGACCCCCGCCGGGACCGGTACCGCGTGACCGCACACCTCCGCCACCTGCACGCCAACCCACACGGCGGGTGCGTCGGGATGTACGTAGGGGGCACCTCAGTCGCCGCACCAGACGGGGGCGAGATCTACCCGGCCGTTCTGGCCCAATTCTGGGAGAGCTACTCGCTCGAAGAATTCCGAAACCCGCTCGCCAAGGCGGCCCACGGGGTGCGGTTGATAACGGCCACCGCACATGCCCCCGTCGGTCATATGGCGTCCCTGGAAAGTGCTTCCATCTGCTGGACCATGAAATTCGTTCCGCGCGACAATGCCATGCCCCCCTGGCGGGTGGTCACGTTCGACGTGACACCCGAAGGGGTCGCGTTGTTCTGGTCGGCCGAGGGCGACCCGCCGCAGCTCGTCGGGCGAATATCTCCAAAGGAGATTGCGGACGAGCGCCGGAGGGACCCGGTCCTGCTCGCCGGTGGCGCGAGCCCGGGGCCCGAGTGGGCGCCGCGGCGCCCGCTCGGCATCTGGTTGGACGATTCGGCGGTATCGATCAAGAACGTGACGATTCGATCCCTTCCCCCCATCGATGGAGGTCCGAAGCCATGA
- the proS gene encoding proline--tRNA ligase, which translates to MAEKITPRATNYSEWYLDIVKEAGLAQNAAGVKGCMVIRPTGYALWEKMQRALDRLFKDTGHVNAYFPLFIPMSYLAKEEEMAEGFAKECAVVTHYRLKAEPGKPLHVDPTAELEEPLIVRPTSETIIWRTYKDWVQSYRDLPLLINQWCNVVRWEMRTRLFLRTAEFLWQEGHTAHASAAEAEEETHKMVRVYQKFAEEWMAMPVLVGPKTDGQKFPGAVYTLCIEAMMQDGKALQAGTSHFLGQNFAKAFDVTFKDKENKEEFAWATSWGVSTRLIGGLIMTHSDDNGLVVPPRLAPTHVVIVPLGKNDAERGPSIAAAEKLAAELRALPRDEFFGYEPISVKIDTMFDKQPGFRYAEHEVRGVPVRVEIGPKDIEKAACAVARRDVPGKEGKQFGVALATAADHIAKLLRDIQQALYDRARAYRDGCIATANTLDEFKALFPVEKEDGGTTAGLKFVYAHWDGTRETEDRVQAEYKATIRCLPFDGPVEAGTCIFTGKPSARRVIFARAY; encoded by the coding sequence ATGGCCGAGAAGATCACCCCCCGCGCCACCAACTACTCCGAGTGGTACCTGGACATCGTCAAGGAGGCCGGGCTCGCCCAGAACGCCGCCGGCGTGAAGGGGTGCATGGTCATCCGCCCCACCGGGTACGCGCTCTGGGAGAAGATGCAGCGCGCCCTCGACAGGCTGTTCAAGGACACCGGGCACGTCAACGCGTACTTCCCCCTCTTCATCCCCATGAGCTATCTGGCGAAGGAGGAGGAGATGGCGGAGGGCTTCGCCAAGGAGTGCGCCGTCGTCACGCACTACCGCCTGAAGGCCGAACCCGGCAAGCCGCTGCACGTCGACCCCACCGCCGAACTCGAAGAGCCGCTCATCGTCCGGCCCACCTCCGAGACCATCATCTGGCGCACCTACAAGGACTGGGTGCAGAGCTACCGCGACCTGCCGCTGCTCATCAACCAGTGGTGCAACGTGGTCCGGTGGGAGATGCGCACCCGCCTGTTCCTCCGCACCGCCGAGTTCCTCTGGCAGGAGGGCCACACCGCGCACGCCTCCGCGGCCGAGGCCGAAGAGGAAACGCACAAGATGGTCCGCGTGTACCAGAAGTTCGCCGAAGAGTGGATGGCGATGCCCGTGCTGGTCGGGCCGAAGACCGACGGCCAGAAGTTCCCCGGCGCGGTGTACACGCTCTGCATCGAGGCCATGATGCAGGACGGCAAGGCGCTCCAGGCCGGCACGTCGCACTTCCTCGGCCAGAACTTCGCCAAGGCGTTCGACGTGACGTTCAAGGACAAGGAGAACAAGGAAGAGTTCGCCTGGGCGACGAGCTGGGGCGTGAGCACGCGGCTCATCGGCGGCCTCATCATGACCCACTCCGACGACAACGGCCTCGTGGTGCCGCCCCGGCTGGCGCCCACCCACGTCGTCATCGTGCCGCTGGGCAAGAACGACGCCGAGCGCGGCCCCAGCATCGCCGCGGCGGAGAAGCTCGCGGCCGAACTCCGGGCGCTGCCCCGCGACGAGTTCTTCGGCTACGAGCCGATCAGCGTGAAGATCGACACGATGTTCGACAAGCAGCCCGGCTTCCGGTACGCGGAGCACGAGGTGCGCGGCGTGCCCGTGCGCGTCGAGATCGGGCCGAAGGACATCGAGAAGGCTGCCTGCGCCGTCGCCCGCCGCGACGTGCCGGGCAAGGAGGGGAAGCAGTTCGGGGTGGCGCTCGCAACGGCCGCGGACCACATTGCGAAGCTGCTCCGCGACATCCAGCAGGCGCTGTACGACCGGGCGAGGGCGTACCGCGACGGGTGCATCGCGACCGCGAACACCCTCGACGAGTTCAAGGCGCTCTTCCCGGTCGAGAAGGAAGACGGCGGGACGACCGCCGGGCTGAAGTTCGTGTACGCCCACTGGGACGGCACCCGCGAGACGGAAGACCGCGTGCAGGCCGAGTACAAGGCCACGATCCGGTGCCTGCCGTTCGACGGCCCGGTGGAAGCGGGCACGTGCATCTTCACCGGCAAGCCGTCGGCGCGCCGCGTGATCTTCGCGCGGGCGTACTGA
- a CDS encoding DUF5655 domain-containing protein encodes MDVAKAKANQLANIEKRSGKSLAELAKIVAASGLAKHGAVLALLKEKLGLTHGDANAIALYARSAGANAAPAPAPAAAVDALYAGPKAALRPIHDALIAKLTAFGDFEIAPKKGYLSLRRAKQFASVTPATKTRLDIGIILKNAEGTDRFVAQPAKAMFPFKVGLTSIDEIDAELLSWLKNAFTAAA; translated from the coding sequence ATGGACGTTGCAAAGGCCAAAGCGAACCAGCTCGCCAACATCGAAAAGCGCTCGGGCAAGTCGCTCGCGGAACTCGCGAAGATCGTAGCGGCGTCGGGCCTCGCCAAGCACGGCGCGGTTCTCGCTCTGCTCAAAGAGAAACTCGGCCTGACCCACGGGGACGCCAACGCGATCGCCCTGTATGCCCGATCCGCCGGAGCGAACGCCGCGCCCGCACCCGCGCCCGCGGCGGCCGTCGACGCGCTCTACGCCGGCCCCAAGGCCGCGCTGCGACCGATTCACGACGCCCTGATTGCGAAGTTGACCGCGTTCGGCGACTTCGAAATCGCGCCGAAGAAAGGGTATCTGAGTTTACGCCGGGCCAAACAGTTCGCCTCAGTGACGCCGGCCACGAAGACCCGGCTCGACATCGGGATCATTCTGAAGAATGCCGAAGGGACGGACCGGTTCGTCGCTCAACCTGCCAAGGCGATGTTCCCGTTCAAGGTGGGACTCACATCGATCGACGAAATCGATGCGGAGTTATTGAGTTGGCTCAAAAACGCATTCACCGCCGCTGCGTGA
- a CDS encoding 50S ribosomal protein L27 codes for MAHKKGQGSVRNGRDSAPKRRGLKAYGGQSVTTGSIIVTQCGTKFSPGRFVRLAKNSSIFALVDGKVYFDQSGKRVNVEPFDKAATKVC; via the coding sequence ATGGCACACAAGAAGGGCCAGGGCTCGGTTCGCAACGGTCGCGACTCGGCCCCGAAGCGGCGCGGGCTGAAGGCGTACGGCGGCCAGTCGGTGACCACCGGCAGCATCATCGTCACGCAGTGCGGCACCAAGTTCTCGCCCGGCCGGTTCGTGCGGCTGGCAAAGAACAGCAGCATCTTCGCGCTGGTGGACGGCAAGGTGTACTTCGACCAGAGCGGCAAGCGGGTCAACGTGGAGCCGTTCGACAAGGCGGCCACCAAAGTTTGCTGA
- a CDS encoding LysR family transcriptional regulator, protein MPLSPMPTEDFFPLRTSLRLDNHSYSPTVRKMVAEAMGQLRSAEQATFALKLAKIPISSRHVQRLAQEIGNEMAHQRDDQVIQQRRRELPVRVSATPEVVAVEVDGGRLRTRAQGCGPGVHEVQGKEEKVAALMTLKSPTFEHDPQSEPPPSFLQPRRVRRLVTQMKGLAGRTRRIVRKTHRIFRNTQSKKRNRRPNRHRLNRLRRRRRWTTPVVPSDWCTCVASMSCSDQFGPMMAAEAQERDFYRAPRKAFVGDGAEYNWSIHRGYFADFEPITDFLHALCYVYLAAWAESDTEAQQWSLYETWLRACWQGRVSDVIAELEGVQQRVGMPPDGEELDKKDPRRLVSEALSYLGNNQRRMDYPRYRREGLPITSSWVESLVGDFNARVKSRQQFWNRPKGPEPILQRAAVLSEDERLDRFFAQRPGNPRRGRKAA, encoded by the coding sequence GTGCCATTGTCCCCGATGCCGACGGAGGACTTTTTCCCCCTGCGCACGAGTCTGCGACTGGACAACCACAGCTACAGCCCCACCGTCCGGAAGATGGTCGCTGAGGCCATGGGGCAGTTGCGCTCCGCCGAGCAGGCCACCTTCGCACTCAAACTCGCCAAGATCCCGATCAGTTCCCGCCACGTGCAGCGGCTCGCCCAAGAGATCGGCAACGAAATGGCTCACCAGCGGGACGACCAGGTGATCCAACAGCGCCGTCGGGAATTGCCCGTGCGGGTGAGCGCCACACCCGAGGTCGTTGCCGTCGAGGTGGATGGTGGACGTCTGCGGACCCGGGCGCAGGGGTGTGGGCCGGGCGTGCATGAGGTCCAAGGCAAAGAGGAGAAAGTGGCCGCCCTGATGACGCTCAAGAGCCCGACGTTCGAGCACGACCCACAATCCGAACCGCCGCCCTCATTTCTCCAACCGCGTCGCGTGCGTCGTCTGGTGACGCAGATGAAGGGATTGGCGGGGAGAACACGCCGGATCGTCCGGAAGACGCACCGGATCTTCAGGAACACGCAGTCGAAGAAGAGGAACCGGCGCCCCAACCGCCACCGTCTCAACCGCCTCCGCCGTCGAAGGCGGTGGACTACTCCGGTCGTCCCCAGCGACTGGTGCACGTGCGTGGCGAGTATGTCGTGCAGTGACCAGTTCGGCCCGATGATGGCGGCGGAAGCCCAGGAGCGCGACTTTTACCGCGCCCCGCGGAAAGCGTTCGTGGGCGACGGAGCGGAGTATAACTGGAGCATTCACCGCGGGTACTTCGCGGACTTCGAGCCGATCACGGACTTTTTACACGCGTTGTGTTACGTCTACTTGGCGGCGTGGGCGGAGAGTGACACGGAGGCGCAACAGTGGTCGCTCTACGAGACGTGGCTGCGGGCCTGTTGGCAGGGTCGTGTTTCTGACGTGATCGCGGAGTTGGAAGGCGTTCAGCAGCGTGTGGGAATGCCACCGGATGGTGAGGAGTTGGACAAGAAGGATCCACGGCGCTTGGTGTCGGAGGCGTTGAGCTACCTGGGCAACAACCAACGTCGGATGGACTATCCGCGTTATCGACGCGAGGGGTTGCCGATCACCAGCAGTTGGGTGGAGTCGTTGGTGGGCGACTTCAACGCGCGGGTCAAGAGCCGACAGCAGTTCTGGAACCGACCCAAGGGGCCCGAACCCATCCTCCAGCGCGCCGCCGTCCTCAGTGAGGACGAACGTCTCGACCGCTTCTTCGCACAGCGACCGGGCAATCCCCGCCGCGGACGAAAAGCGGCATGA
- a CDS encoding WD40 repeat domain-containing protein: MLSFSPDGRYLAAGNDRRHRPVYHLWNPSAGPEPVRSWAGRFGLPFLVFTPGGVTVGGLFDPFFRYDIRTGERTAVSFPTAFWPHHFSPDGRFAICSGGDAGAGVYRLHCARADGRGWTEAWQTAIAYNPDHVFDGYGFPGYDDFGFSVDGGRLLCIYRCVDRVRGTRPIAVDVFALDTGERVGEWVGELPRLAVLWTVDPMGVAVFVTRRAFYAVDTANPRSKPVKRLNTSAKDFTDFVFSRDGRWLATTSNDTAATIWDTTTWKPRRRFQWNIGRLQTVAFAPDGLRCAAAGDAGRIVVWDLDD, encoded by the coding sequence ATGCTTTCGTTTTCGCCGGACGGTCGCTATCTGGCCGCCGGCAACGACCGGCGGCACCGCCCGGTGTACCACCTGTGGAACCCGTCGGCCGGACCTGAGCCGGTGCGGTCGTGGGCGGGTCGTTTCGGCTTGCCCTTCCTTGTGTTCACCCCCGGCGGGGTGACGGTCGGCGGGTTGTTCGATCCGTTCTTTCGGTACGACATCCGGACCGGTGAACGCACCGCCGTCTCGTTCCCGACCGCCTTTTGGCCCCATCACTTCTCGCCGGACGGCCGGTTCGCCATCTGTTCGGGGGGCGACGCGGGGGCGGGTGTCTACCGGTTGCATTGCGCCCGCGCCGACGGTAGAGGATGGACAGAGGCGTGGCAGACGGCAATCGCGTACAACCCGGATCACGTCTTCGACGGTTACGGCTTCCCCGGCTACGACGACTTCGGTTTCTCCGTTGACGGCGGCCGACTCCTGTGCATCTACCGGTGCGTGGACCGCGTGCGTGGCACGCGACCGATCGCCGTGGATGTGTTCGCGTTGGACACGGGAGAGCGGGTGGGGGAGTGGGTCGGCGAACTCCCGAGGCTGGCCGTTCTGTGGACCGTCGATCCGATGGGGGTGGCCGTGTTTGTCACCCGCCGGGCGTTCTACGCCGTCGATACCGCGAACCCGCGGTCGAAGCCGGTGAAGCGGCTGAACACATCCGCCAAGGACTTCACCGACTTCGTGTTTTCGCGGGACGGGCGCTGGCTCGCGACCACGAGCAACGACACGGCCGCGACCATCTGGGACACAACCACCTGGAAACCCCGGCGGCGGTTCCAGTGGAACATCGGGCGGCTACAGACGGTTGCATTTGCTCCAGACGGGCTGCGCTGCGCTGCCGCCGGCGACGCCGGGCGGATCGTGGTGTGGGACCTGGACGACTGA
- a CDS encoding serine/threonine-protein kinase, which produces MRPTRFLSRLHRFAKRPQTAACLPAQHFSAPDLASDYASGYDLASSEPERSHRDAIWSPLPVRVRCAGAPCRPIRSTQFVPGASARGGSAHRRTTPFDPRVRTAAACEVAAAPCPPSRRCHRTPPGLELVRRLGAGGMGAVYLAVDTATGRRVAVKVLNAHGDRSAVDRFRAEVRALAELDHPHIVTVFAAHLDRPVPHFTMEHVPGGTLAGFVGGAARWSRAPPPPCSRPLPGPRTRPTSETSSTATSSRETCSWRPRSAGGPTLRRPTEPLLSRPRHRGAPPAVLVPKLSDFGLAKRTDRDQGLTTGGGVVGTPGFMAPEQVNGGAITPRTDVYGLGATLYHVLTGRPPFEGEVHRVLAQVADADPPRVRSLRPAVPVDLEAVVHKCLEKDPAARYATAAEVAAELDRFAGGEPVLARPLTPFRRVRRAVVRHRRQLGRVTAAALALVAAALLGVAVGNRSRVPVEPAPPPDPLEEIQKELAAGEPVILIGATGEPRWHRWVRGPVLFAPAGGRGGACSYKALDLAMLDLCPDPMTDSYRLRAELCHLDVVGPGGHSIGLYFGRQSAIGNDGWRAEVCLNVEFTETPKVAPLGSARLDQVMVTESPTHLPAPATRGLLGAPFTQADALPGPWRTVEVEVSPRGVKAWLGLRGEKPVPFGELTADAVRRSFTASNESSDTVGPAHGINLPAWTPRGAIGLWSINSAVAVRNLVVSPLK; this is translated from the coding sequence ATGCGCCCCACGCGTTTCCTATCCCGCTTGCACAGGTTCGCAAAGCGCCCGCAAACCGCGGCGTGCCTCCCGGCGCAACACTTTTCAGCACCCGACCTTGCGTCCGATTACGCGTCGGGATATGATCTTGCCTCTTCTGAACCAGAACGCTCACACCGAGATGCGATATGGAGCCCGCTTCCAGTTCGTGTGCGGTGTGCCGGCGCCCCTTGCCGGCCGATTCGGTCGACGCAGTTTGTTCCGGGTGCGTCCGCACGCGGCGGCTCCGCGCACCGCAGGACGACACCTTTCGACCCGCGAGTACGGACGGCCGCGGCGTGCGAAGTCGCGGCGGCCCCGTGTCCGCCGAGCCGCCGCTGCCACCGAACCCCGCCGGGGCTGGAACTGGTCCGCCGGCTCGGGGCCGGCGGCATGGGCGCCGTGTACCTGGCGGTGGACACAGCAACCGGCCGCAGGGTGGCCGTCAAGGTGTTGAACGCCCACGGCGACCGGTCCGCGGTGGACCGGTTCCGGGCGGAAGTGCGGGCACTGGCGGAACTCGACCACCCGCACATTGTCACGGTCTTCGCCGCCCACCTCGACCGGCCCGTACCGCACTTCACGATGGAACACGTGCCCGGCGGGACGCTCGCCGGGTTCGTCGGCGGCGCGGCCCGATGGAGCCGCGCGCCGCCGCCGCCCTGCTCGCGCCCGTTGCCTGGGCCGCGCACGCGGCCCACGAGCGAGACATCGTCCACCGCGACATCAAGCCGGGAAACGTGCTCCTGGCGACCGCGGAGCGCCGGCGGCCCAACGTTGCGTCGTCCGACGGAGCCCCTTCTGAGCCGGCCGCGACACCGGGGCGCCCCGCCCGCCGTCCTCGTTCCCAAACTGTCCGACTTCGGGCTGGCCAAGCGAACGGACCGCGACCAGGGGCTGACGACCGGCGGCGGGGTCGTGGGCACGCCGGGGTTCATGGCGCCCGAGCAGGTGAACGGCGGAGCGATCACCCCCCGCACGGACGTCTACGGGCTCGGCGCGACCCTGTACCACGTCCTCACCGGTCGCCCGCCGTTCGAGGGCGAGGTCCATCGGGTGTTGGCTCAAGTGGCGGACGCCGACCCGCCCCGCGTTCGGTCGCTCCGCCCCGCGGTGCCGGTCGATCTGGAGGCGGTCGTTCACAAGTGCCTGGAGAAGGACCCGGCCGCGCGGTACGCAACGGCCGCCGAGGTGGCCGCCGAGTTGGACCGGTTCGCGGGCGGGGAGCCCGTTCTGGCCCGACCGCTCACCCCGTTCCGTCGGGTGCGGCGGGCCGTCGTGCGGCACCGCCGGCAACTCGGCCGGGTCACCGCCGCGGCGCTGGCGCTGGTCGCCGCCGCGCTGCTCGGGGTGGCGGTCGGGAACCGGTCGCGGGTGCCAGTTGAGCCGGCCCCGCCTCCCGATCCGCTGGAGGAGATACAGAAGGAGCTGGCTGCGGGCGAACCGGTCATTCTGATCGGCGCGACCGGCGAGCCGCGCTGGCACCGCTGGGTACGGGGGCCGGTCCTGTTCGCTCCCGCGGGCGGACGGGGCGGGGCGTGCAGTTATAAGGCGCTCGACCTGGCGATGCTCGACCTGTGCCCGGACCCGATGACCGACTCGTACCGCCTTCGGGCCGAGTTGTGTCACCTCGACGTCGTTGGCCCTGGGGGACACTCGATCGGCCTGTATTTCGGCCGACAGTCGGCAATCGGGAACGACGGCTGGCGGGCCGAAGTGTGCTTGAATGTGGAGTTTACGGAGACGCCCAAGGTGGCCCCGCTGGGGTCAGCCCGTCTCGATCAAGTAATGGTCACTGAGTCGCCGACCCATCTGCCCGCTCCCGCCACACGTGGGCTGCTGGGCGCCCCGTTTACTCAGGCCGACGCGCTGCCCGGCCCGTGGCGCACGGTCGAAGTGGAAGTCAGCCCGCGAGGCGTGAAGGCGTGGCTCGGCCTGCGCGGGGAGAAGCCGGTCCCGTTCGGCGAGCTGACGGCGGACGCCGTCCGCCGGTCCTTCACCGCCAGTAACGAGAGCTCGGACACTGTTGGTCCGGCCCACGGCATCAATCTGCCGGCTTGGACCCCGCGCGGGGCGATCGGCCTCTGGTCCATCAACTCGGCTGTGGCCGTCCGCAACCTCGTCGTTTCGCCGCTCAAGTGA